A genomic stretch from Lysobacter ciconiae includes:
- a CDS encoding outer membrane beta-barrel protein — protein sequence MCAIDRFQTGENMKNTIVTAAMAAVFASVALASATAHAQSKPLAVWQPAPEGEKDPAKRVPTTSVPTDAVSAQSLAHPQASSAVQQSYAAAAPSATMEEESRGGVFLGVQGGKGWVYDDVDQSARAVNAGYRWQAGAVSLVGIELAAGRLDDAEDDGFRYGKVDYSSVGVNARFNFGRDNPVYGLVRAGYWAADIGAFDDTVDGGYFGLGVGVDFNRHFNMSLVYTNHVYFNEYAWTDDGFEYDASRADLLMLGAEVRF from the coding sequence ATGTGCGCGATCGATCGATTTCAAACAGGGGAAAACATGAAGAACACGATAGTGACCGCGGCCATGGCGGCGGTCTTCGCGAGCGTTGCCTTGGCATCTGCCACGGCCCATGCACAGTCCAAGCCGCTCGCGGTTTGGCAGCCTGCGCCGGAAGGCGAAAAGGATCCCGCCAAGCGGGTGCCGACAACGTCGGTGCCGACGGATGCCGTTTCAGCGCAATCGCTTGCGCACCCTCAGGCCAGCAGCGCAGTTCAACAGTCGTACGCTGCGGCTGCTCCGTCAGCCACGATGGAAGAGGAAAGCCGAGGCGGGGTCTTCCTGGGCGTGCAGGGCGGCAAGGGATGGGTGTACGACGATGTCGACCAGTCCGCACGCGCGGTGAACGCAGGCTACCGATGGCAGGCGGGTGCGGTGTCGTTGGTAGGCATCGAACTGGCCGCGGGGCGGCTGGACGACGCAGAGGACGACGGTTTCCGCTACGGCAAGGTCGATTACTCGAGCGTCGGCGTAAACGCACGCTTCAACTTCGGCCGCGACAATCCAGTCTACGGCTTGGTCCGCGCGGGCTACTGGGCGGCCGATATCGGCGCGTTTGATGACACCGTTGACGGTGGCTATTTTGGCCTGGGTGTCGGTGTCGACTTCAATCGGCATTTCAACATGAGCCTGGTCTACACCAACCACGTGTACTTCAATGAGTACGCGTGGACCGACGACGGGTTCGAATACGACGCGAGCCGTGCTGATCTGCTGATGCTAGGTGCCGAAGTCCGGTTCTAA
- a CDS encoding restriction endonuclease: MGRRRKSGLDEVASWPWQMGILAGIVAFLLIRYGIGAWLSTAGGPLLGPVGQQIGSITAPFAWIVMFACWLAAAVSWANARKRRNLHDTRSDLDSLADISWREFEMLVGEAFRRQGYDVLETGLGGKDGGIDLIVSKGGRRELVQCKQWRRRQVGVATVREMWGLVDHHRADAVHIVSVGDFTADAARFASGKPIHLITGPELLDRIRAAQTGAATASALAPTPVTEPQAGPIETPRHADPRGHTPTCPVCAGAMVVRHNRRTREPFWGCARYPQCKGTATAGS, encoded by the coding sequence ATGGGACGTCGGAGAAAAAGCGGTCTGGACGAGGTCGCGTCATGGCCGTGGCAAATGGGGATTCTGGCGGGCATCGTCGCCTTCCTGCTCATCCGCTACGGGATAGGAGCATGGCTCTCAACGGCCGGCGGTCCGTTGCTGGGACCCGTCGGGCAGCAGATCGGCAGCATCACCGCGCCCTTCGCATGGATCGTGATGTTCGCCTGCTGGCTGGCGGCGGCGGTGTCCTGGGCCAATGCGAGAAAGCGACGCAACCTGCATGACACCCGCAGCGACCTCGACAGCCTGGCGGACATCTCCTGGCGCGAGTTCGAGATGCTGGTTGGCGAGGCGTTCCGCCGACAGGGCTACGACGTGCTTGAGACCGGCCTGGGTGGAAAGGACGGCGGCATCGACCTGATCGTGAGCAAAGGTGGGCGTCGCGAACTGGTCCAGTGCAAGCAGTGGAGGCGCCGCCAGGTCGGTGTCGCAACCGTCCGCGAAATGTGGGGCCTGGTCGACCACCACCGCGCAGATGCGGTGCACATCGTCAGCGTCGGGGATTTCACCGCCGATGCGGCGCGATTTGCCAGCGGCAAGCCTATCCATCTGATTACCGGACCCGAACTACTCGACCGGATACGTGCCGCGCAGACGGGCGCCGCTACCGCATCTGCACTTGCACCCACACCCGTAACGGAACCGCAAGCTGGACCGATAGAAACACCCCGACATGCAGACCCGCGAGGCCACACACCAACCTGCCCGGTCTGCGCCGGCGCAATGGTCGTGAGGCACAACCGACGCACGCGCGAGCCCTTCTGGGGCTGCGCGCGATATCCGCAGTGCAAAGGGACCGCGACCGCCGGGTCCTGA